From a single Oncorhynchus nerka isolate Pitt River linkage group LG11, Oner_Uvic_2.0, whole genome shotgun sequence genomic region:
- the LOC115136817 gene encoding scavenger receptor class F member 1-like isoform X1: MGQFLTGLGLLLCCSLSSPQRLAPSGRNVCQDPRNPSTLVCCTGWRQQREECTLPVCDGEQACQQDEVCVYPGICRCRPGYYGAHCKTRCPPEFWAPDCRELCKCHPHGRCDPITGKCTCLSNRWGPLCQNTCKCGRHGHCHPVHGNCTCDEGWWTPTCTKQCQCYPGTSTCDPLTGRFVGRCQCAPGYWGQKCSLRCSCYTSSCQQKTGACECQNGWWSPTCDRRCNCDLEHSECNAVSGECVCQPGYKGAFCNQPCGPGEYGSGCKLSCGHCEGGQSCSVVDGVCTACEPGWNGTHCDRLCPHGYHGNHCQEACPRCRNGEPCDPRTGACSRCDPGWTKPRCDEPCSNSTFGDACRSLCSPCFHGHCDHVTGSCVCGPGFQGRSCNITCPDQLYGFNCSSVCDCGEGTACHPATGACPYSGHRALITGLLVPLLLVLLGLVCCCCCCGGPTDGKDRVAVGDGGTSVRMKHHVYNVLANVSSAVPCISVWSSGLPRVTVSHHDPELTFNHSFIEPPSSGWVTEGSFFDSDEETGEVLYCVPPREDIPAVAGGEFQEFQHEMSSKCNMFPDPSAFSISAEDMSLPFGIPRTSSNAKSKCPSVSFAEGTRFSPKERRGSAQDLTPGVPRTKHKSPWGVLMLSALQAQGGNASEGEETEVGVDGCGGGTGPLEDPESSGEAGDPDVDRWTATPTRAMSTLQVPGAVVGRTISNAAVPRKGRQTPGSTSDGQQAEMDKVTTVYVTVGKAGVGRPLSKLELPSLEGPVQAMLRRLGSLQRHKDQEVGTKPKGKSPGAEGITKPPRRKLGTRASVWEQGAPPPSGVEGAVGEGVSMRKPSRRKQHAHHSSPAVMGNTDAGTNTQPPPEDTPATVTPTRPLSSILKSVPEVAGSEVRGERSGVRRENGDPGMQTDSGYRTIGPAGFVMDAVSLSEVIANEGVVAGVDDGPNLYENVMIMHS, translated from the exons ATGGGCCAGTTTCTGACGGGTCTAGGACTACTGCtctgctgttccctctcctcccctcagagACTGGCTCCCTCAGGGAGAAACGTCTGCCAGGACCCCAG GAATCCTTCCACTCTTGTCTGTTGCACTGGatggagacaacagagagaggagtgtACTTTAC CTGTGTGTGATGGTGAACAGGCCTGTCAGCAGGATGAGGTGTGTGTATACCCGGGCATCTGTCGCTGTCGGCCTGGCTACTATGGAGCCCACTGCAAGACAC GCTGCCCTCCAGAGTTCTGGGCACCGGACTGCCGTGAGCTGTGCAAGTGCCACCCTCACGGGCGCTGTGACCCGATCACGGGCAAGTGTACGTGCCTCTCCAACCGCTGGGGGCCACTCTGCCAGAACACCTGCAAATGTGGCCGTCATGGACACTGCCACCCCGTACACGGCAACTGCACCTGCGACGAGGGCTGGTGGACACCCACCTGTACCAAGCAGTGCCAGTGCTACCCAGGCACCTCCACCTGCGACCCACTGACCGGCAG GTTTGTTGGCAGGTGTCAGTGTGCCCCGGGTTACTGGGGTCAGAAGTGCAGTCTTCGATGTAGCTGCTACACATCATCCTGCCAACAGAAGACGGGGGCGTGCGAATGCCAGAACGGGTGGTGGAGTCCGACGTGTGACCGCCGCTGTAACTGTGACCTGGAGCACAGCGAGTGTAATGCCGTCAGCGGGGAGTGTGTATGTCAGCCTGGGTACAAGGGAGCCTTCTGTAACCAACCGTGTGGACCTGGGGAGTATGGCAGTGGCTGTAAACTGAG CTGTGGCCACTGTGAAGGAGGCCAGTCGTGCTCTGTGGTTGATGGTGTCTGTACGGCCTGTGAGCCTGGGTGGAATGGCACACACTGTGACCGTCTGTGCCCGCATGGTTACCATGGAAACCACTGCCAGGAGGCATGCCCACGCTGCAGGAACGGTGAACCATGTGACCCCAGGACGGGGGCGTGTTCACGATGTGACCCAGGATGGACCaaacccag GTGTGACGAGCCGTGCTCTAACAGTACATTCGGGGATGCCTGCCGCTCCCTGTGCAGCCCCTGTTTCCATGGCCACTGTGATCACGTGACAGGAAGTTGTGTCTGTGGGCCTGGGTTCCAGGGACGGAG TTGTAACATCACCTGTCCAGATCAGCTGTATGGctttaactgttcctctgtctgtgaCTGTGGAGAGGGAACTGCCTGTCACCCAGCAACGGGGGCGtgtccataca gtgGTCACAGGGCTCTGATCACTGGTCTCCTGGTCCCTCTGCTCTTGGTGCTGCTGGGTctggtctgctgctgctgctgctgtggagGACCTACTGACGGcaaagacag GGTAGCAGTGGGTGACGGTGGTACCTCTGTCCGTATGAAGCATCATGTGTATAACGTCCTGGCCAAcgtgagctctgctgtaccctgtatctctgtctggtCCTCTGGGCTACCCAGAGTCACAG TGTCACACCACGACCCTGAGCTGACGTTCAACCACAGCTTCATAGAGCCTCCCTCCTCAGGCTGGGTGACGGAGGGATCCTTCTTCGACAGTGATGAGGAGACCGGAGAGGTGCTCTACTGTGTCCCCCCCAGAGAAg ACATCCCTGCAGTGGCGGGCGGTGAGTTCCAGGAGTTCCAGCACGAGATGAGTTCTAAGTGTAACATGTTCCCCGACCCCTCTGCCTTCAGTATTAGTGCAGAAGACATGTCCCTCCCCTTTGGCATCCCCCGCACCTCCAGCAACGCCAAGTCCAAATGCCCCTCCGTCTCCTTCGCCGAAGGCACCAG GTTCAGTCCCAAGGAGCGCCGAGGCTCTGCCCAAGATTTGACACCCGGGGTCCCCCGCACCAAACACAAGTCCCCCTGGGGGGTCCTGATGCTGTCAGCCCTCCAGGCCCAGGGAGGGAATGCCTCAGAGGGGGAAGAGACGGAGGTgggggtggatgggtgtggaggtGGGACTGGACCATTGGAAGACCCAGAATCCAGTGGTGAAGCAGGGGACCCCGATGTGGACAGGTGGACAGCTACCCCGACCCGAGCCATGTCTACCCTGCAGGTGCCTGGAGCAGTGGTAGGACGCACCATATCCAACGCTGCTGTTCCCAGAAAGGGAAGGCAAACACCAGGGTCCACATCCGATGGCCAGCAGGCAGAGATGGACAAAGTGACCACAGTGTATGTGACAGTGGGGAAGGCGGGGGTGGGGAGGCCCCTGTCTAAACTAGAGCTCCCCAGCTTGGAGGGCCCAGTACAGGCCATGCTACGCAGGCTAGGCAGCCTCCAGagacacaaagaccaggaggtggGAACTAAGCCCAAGGGGAAGAGCCCGGGGGCGGAGGGGATCACCAAGCCCCCCAGGAGGAAGCTGGGGACTAGGGCCAGTGTGTGGGAGCAGGGGGCTCCCCCACCCTCGGGGGTGGAGGGTGCTGTAGGGGAAGGCGTATCTATGAGAAAACCCAGTAGGAGGAAACAGCACGCCCACCATAGCTCCCCTGCTGTCATGGGAAACACTGACGCTGGCACTAACACTCAACCCCCACCAGAGGACACCCCTGCCACCGTTACGCCCACGAGGCCCCTGTCCTCCATTTTGAAAAGCGTGCCAGAGGTCgctgggtcagaggttaggggtgAAAGGTCAGGGGTAAGGCGAGAGAACGGCGACCCTGGGATGCAGACTGATAGTGGTTATCGAACAATCGGGCCAGCTGGATTTGTAATGGACGCTGTTAGTCTGAGTGAAGTCATCGCCAATGAAGGAGTGGTGGCTGGTGTGGACGATGGACCTAACCTTTATGAGAACGTGATGATTATGCATTCCTAA
- the LOC115136816 gene encoding vitronectin-like, with protein MRLGLILLLAGLATVFAAEESCMERCENGFDSKKDCQCDTMCRYYKSCCSDYETTCHMKTRGDTFEFAEDDDGPFTPTTPAFPTQPEDSEYRTSGGQHRQPTRIRTPNTTPTPAKIATKITPVTEPARGAARGPQRGQVPGVVPLPEAAKATRAPSATQAGRGSDRGQVPAVVPLPETAIATEATSVPQTTTEEVVTTTKAPVVDPDAEPCSSRPWDSLMQLKNGSVYAFRGEWFFELDEKSVMPGYPKLIQDIWGIRGPIDAAFTRINCQGKTYMFKGNKYWRFDDGVLEADYPRDINVGFEKIPDDVDAAFAIAAPGHHSKEKVYFFKGDQYYQYEFKHQPSHEECIKMAAGSPSALFTAYTDIYHNNWEELFNMLFRGIPNHHGGHRFINKDWIGIKAPVDAVMTGRLYITPRPLAPPLFPPVPPLRDHNDGRRQPWDQQRGQYGQQDQLNGQQNGQQYGQQGQQYGQQWEQQWDHRRSRRQSYWGAGTGMAMGQAFAEKGMDMGKRFAEKGMDLGRKLSERRMAMEGMFGGWDMRRTDARDEDRDRDRRRDDQDRRRDDQDRRDGYNYASRYNAEGRAYWEFVNKGQPVQSVYFFKGDKYYRVDLKTKKVDPASPPYPRSIGKYWLGCPEKHLEAEKK; from the exons TCCTGCTAGCCGGGCTAGCTACTGTGTTTGCTGCAGAGG AGTCATGCATGGAACGCTGTGAGAATGGCTTCGACTCCAAGAAGGATTGCCAGTGTGACACCATGTGTCGGTACTACAAGAGCTGCTGCTCAGACTACGAGACCACCTGTCACATGAAAA CACGTGGGGACACCTTTGAATTTGCAGAGGATGATGATGGTCCATTTACCCCTACAACGCCCGCCTTCCCGACCCAACCTGAAGACAGCGAATACAGAACCTCAGGGGGCCAACATAGGCAACCCACACGCATCAGAACCCCCAACACCACCCCTACCCCTGCCAAAATTGCCACAAAGATAACCCCAGTCACAGAGCCAGCTAGAGGCGCAGCTCGAGGCCCACAGAGAGGCCAGGTCCCAGGGGTAGTCCCACTCCCGGAGGCAGCTAAAGCCACCAGGGCACCGTCAGCAACACAGGCAGGTAGAGGCTCAGATAGAGGCCAGGTCCCAGCGGTAGTCCCACTCCCAGAGACAGCTATAGCCACCGAGGCAACATCAGTCCCACAGACAACCACAGAGGAAGTGGTGACGACCACCAAGGCTCCGGTAGTAGACCCAGATGCTGAGCCATGCAGCAGCAGGCCCTGGGACTCCCTAATGCAGCTCAAGAACGGCTCTGTCTACGCATTCAGAG GGGAGTGGTTCTTTGAGCTGGATGAGAAGTCGGTGATGCCCGGCTACCCCAAACTGATCCAGGACATCTGGGGTATCAGAGGGCCTATAGATGCTGCCTTTACACGTATCAACTGCCAGGGCAAGACATACATGTTCAAG GGTAACAAGTACTGGCGTTTTGATGATGGTGTGCTGGAGGCGGACTATCCCAGGGATATCAACGTGGGCTTTGAGAAGATACCAGACGACGTGGACGCAGCCTTCGCCATAGCAGCCCCTGGACACCACAGCAAAGAGAAGGTCTACTTCTTCAAAG GTGACCAGTACTACCAGTATGAGTTCAAGCACCAGCCATCACATGAGGAGTGTATCAAGATGGCAGCTGGGTCTCCCTCCGCTCTGTTCACAGCCTACACTGACATCTACCACAACAACTGGGAGGAACTCTTCAACATGCTCTTCAGAGGCA tccccaACCACCATGGTGGGCATCGGTTCATCAACAAGGACTGGATAGGCATCAAGGCCCCAGTGGACGCTGTCATGACAGGGAGACTCTACATCACCCCCAGGCCACTGGCCCCACCCCTGTTCCCACCCGTACCCCCTTTACGGGACCACAACGACGGGAGGCGCCAGCCATGGGACCAACAGAGGGGGCAGTATGGTCAACAGGATCAGTTAAATGGACAGCAAAATGGACAACAATATGGACAACAAGGGCAACAATATGGACAGCAGTGGGAACAGCAGTGGGACCACCGCAGAAGTAGGCGCCAGTCTTACTGGGGTGCCGGGACGGGAATGGCTATGGGGCAGGCGTTCGCAGAGAAGGGGATGGATATGGGGAAACGATTCGCTGAGAAGGGTATGGATCTCGGTCGGAAGCTGTCGGAAAGGAGGATGGCTATGGAGGGGATGTTTGGAGGGTGGGACATGCGCCGAACGGATGCCAGGGAtgaagacagagacagggataggaggagggatgacCAGGACAGGAGGAGGGATGACCAGGACAGAAGAGATGGATACAACTATGCCTCCAGATACAACGCTGAGGGGAGGGCCTACTGGGAGTTTGTCAACAAGGGCCAGCCAGTGCAGAGCGTCTACTTCTTCAAGGGAG ATAAATACTACAGAGTGGATCTGAAGACCAAGAAAGTGGACCCAGCCAGCCCTCCTTACCCCAGGTCCATTGGCAAGTACTGGCTGGGCTGCCCTGAAAAACACCTGGAGGCCGAGAAGAAATAG
- the LOC115136817 gene encoding scavenger receptor class F member 1-like isoform X3 has translation MGQFLTGLGLLLCCSLSSPQRLAPSGRNVCQDPRNPSTLVCCTGWRQQREECTLPVCDGEQACQQDEVCVYPGICRCRPGYYGAHCKTRCPPEFWAPDCRELCKCHPHGRCDPITGKCTCLSNRWGPLCQNTCKCGRHGHCHPVHGNCTCDEGWWTPTCTKQCQCYPGTSTCDPLTGRCQCAPGYWGQKCSLRCSCYTSSCQQKTGACECQNGWWSPTCDRRCNCDLEHSECNAVSGECVCQPGYKGAFCNQPCGPGEYGSGCKLSCGHCEGGQSCSVVDGVCTACEPGWNGTHCDRLCPHGYHGNHCQEACPRCRNGEPCDPRTGACSRCDPGWTKPRCDEPCSNSTFGDACRSLCSPCFHGHCDHVTGSCVCGPGFQGRSCNITCPDQLYGFNCSSVCDCGEGTACHPATGACPYSGHRALITGLLVPLLLVLLGLVCCCCCCGGPTDGKDRVAVGDGGTSVRMKHHVYNVLANVSSAVPCISVWSSGLPRVTVSHHDPELTFNHSFIEPPSSGWVTEGSFFDSDEETGEVLYCVPPREDIPAVAGGEFQEFQHEMSSKCNMFPDPSAFSISAEDMSLPFGIPRTSSNAKSKCPSVSFAEGTRFSPKERRGSAQDLTPGVPRTKHKSPWGVLMLSALQAQGGNASEGEETEVGVDGCGGGTGPLEDPESSGEAGDPDVDRWTATPTRAMSTLQVPGAVVGRTISNAAVPRKGRQTPGSTSDGQQAEMDKVTTVYVTVGKAGVGRPLSKLELPSLEGPVQAMLRRLGSLQRHKDQEVGTKPKGKSPGAEGITKPPRRKLGTRASVWEQGAPPPSGVEGAVGEGVSMRKPSRRKQHAHHSSPAVMGNTDAGTNTQPPPEDTPATVTPTRPLSSILKSVPEVAGSEVRGERSGVRRENGDPGMQTDSGYRTIGPAGFVMDAVSLSEVIANEGVVAGVDDGPNLYENVMIMHS, from the exons ATGGGCCAGTTTCTGACGGGTCTAGGACTACTGCtctgctgttccctctcctcccctcagagACTGGCTCCCTCAGGGAGAAACGTCTGCCAGGACCCCAG GAATCCTTCCACTCTTGTCTGTTGCACTGGatggagacaacagagagaggagtgtACTTTAC CTGTGTGTGATGGTGAACAGGCCTGTCAGCAGGATGAGGTGTGTGTATACCCGGGCATCTGTCGCTGTCGGCCTGGCTACTATGGAGCCCACTGCAAGACAC GCTGCCCTCCAGAGTTCTGGGCACCGGACTGCCGTGAGCTGTGCAAGTGCCACCCTCACGGGCGCTGTGACCCGATCACGGGCAAGTGTACGTGCCTCTCCAACCGCTGGGGGCCACTCTGCCAGAACACCTGCAAATGTGGCCGTCATGGACACTGCCACCCCGTACACGGCAACTGCACCTGCGACGAGGGCTGGTGGACACCCACCTGTACCAAGCAGTGCCAGTGCTACCCAGGCACCTCCACCTGCGACCCACTGACCGGCAG GTGTCAGTGTGCCCCGGGTTACTGGGGTCAGAAGTGCAGTCTTCGATGTAGCTGCTACACATCATCCTGCCAACAGAAGACGGGGGCGTGCGAATGCCAGAACGGGTGGTGGAGTCCGACGTGTGACCGCCGCTGTAACTGTGACCTGGAGCACAGCGAGTGTAATGCCGTCAGCGGGGAGTGTGTATGTCAGCCTGGGTACAAGGGAGCCTTCTGTAACCAACCGTGTGGACCTGGGGAGTATGGCAGTGGCTGTAAACTGAG CTGTGGCCACTGTGAAGGAGGCCAGTCGTGCTCTGTGGTTGATGGTGTCTGTACGGCCTGTGAGCCTGGGTGGAATGGCACACACTGTGACCGTCTGTGCCCGCATGGTTACCATGGAAACCACTGCCAGGAGGCATGCCCACGCTGCAGGAACGGTGAACCATGTGACCCCAGGACGGGGGCGTGTTCACGATGTGACCCAGGATGGACCaaacccag GTGTGACGAGCCGTGCTCTAACAGTACATTCGGGGATGCCTGCCGCTCCCTGTGCAGCCCCTGTTTCCATGGCCACTGTGATCACGTGACAGGAAGTTGTGTCTGTGGGCCTGGGTTCCAGGGACGGAG TTGTAACATCACCTGTCCAGATCAGCTGTATGGctttaactgttcctctgtctgtgaCTGTGGAGAGGGAACTGCCTGTCACCCAGCAACGGGGGCGtgtccataca gtgGTCACAGGGCTCTGATCACTGGTCTCCTGGTCCCTCTGCTCTTGGTGCTGCTGGGTctggtctgctgctgctgctgctgtggagGACCTACTGACGGcaaagacag GGTAGCAGTGGGTGACGGTGGTACCTCTGTCCGTATGAAGCATCATGTGTATAACGTCCTGGCCAAcgtgagctctgctgtaccctgtatctctgtctggtCCTCTGGGCTACCCAGAGTCACAG TGTCACACCACGACCCTGAGCTGACGTTCAACCACAGCTTCATAGAGCCTCCCTCCTCAGGCTGGGTGACGGAGGGATCCTTCTTCGACAGTGATGAGGAGACCGGAGAGGTGCTCTACTGTGTCCCCCCCAGAGAAg ACATCCCTGCAGTGGCGGGCGGTGAGTTCCAGGAGTTCCAGCACGAGATGAGTTCTAAGTGTAACATGTTCCCCGACCCCTCTGCCTTCAGTATTAGTGCAGAAGACATGTCCCTCCCCTTTGGCATCCCCCGCACCTCCAGCAACGCCAAGTCCAAATGCCCCTCCGTCTCCTTCGCCGAAGGCACCAG GTTCAGTCCCAAGGAGCGCCGAGGCTCTGCCCAAGATTTGACACCCGGGGTCCCCCGCACCAAACACAAGTCCCCCTGGGGGGTCCTGATGCTGTCAGCCCTCCAGGCCCAGGGAGGGAATGCCTCAGAGGGGGAAGAGACGGAGGTgggggtggatgggtgtggaggtGGGACTGGACCATTGGAAGACCCAGAATCCAGTGGTGAAGCAGGGGACCCCGATGTGGACAGGTGGACAGCTACCCCGACCCGAGCCATGTCTACCCTGCAGGTGCCTGGAGCAGTGGTAGGACGCACCATATCCAACGCTGCTGTTCCCAGAAAGGGAAGGCAAACACCAGGGTCCACATCCGATGGCCAGCAGGCAGAGATGGACAAAGTGACCACAGTGTATGTGACAGTGGGGAAGGCGGGGGTGGGGAGGCCCCTGTCTAAACTAGAGCTCCCCAGCTTGGAGGGCCCAGTACAGGCCATGCTACGCAGGCTAGGCAGCCTCCAGagacacaaagaccaggaggtggGAACTAAGCCCAAGGGGAAGAGCCCGGGGGCGGAGGGGATCACCAAGCCCCCCAGGAGGAAGCTGGGGACTAGGGCCAGTGTGTGGGAGCAGGGGGCTCCCCCACCCTCGGGGGTGGAGGGTGCTGTAGGGGAAGGCGTATCTATGAGAAAACCCAGTAGGAGGAAACAGCACGCCCACCATAGCTCCCCTGCTGTCATGGGAAACACTGACGCTGGCACTAACACTCAACCCCCACCAGAGGACACCCCTGCCACCGTTACGCCCACGAGGCCCCTGTCCTCCATTTTGAAAAGCGTGCCAGAGGTCgctgggtcagaggttaggggtgAAAGGTCAGGGGTAAGGCGAGAGAACGGCGACCCTGGGATGCAGACTGATAGTGGTTATCGAACAATCGGGCCAGCTGGATTTGTAATGGACGCTGTTAGTCTGAGTGAAGTCATCGCCAATGAAGGAGTGGTGGCTGGTGTGGACGATGGACCTAACCTTTATGAGAACGTGATGATTATGCATTCCTAA
- the LOC115136817 gene encoding scavenger receptor class F member 1-like isoform X2, producing the protein MGQFLTGLGLLLCCSLSSPQRLAPSGRNVCQDPRNPSTLVCCTGWRQQREECTLPVCDGEQACQQDEVCVYPGICRCRPGYYGAHCKTRCPPEFWAPDCRELCKCHPHGRCDPITGKCTCLSNRWGPLCQNTCKCGRHGHCHPVHGNCTCDEGWWTPTCTKQCQCYPGTSTCDPLTGRFVGRCQCAPGYWGQKCSLRCSCYTSSCQQKTGACECQNGWWSPTCDRRCNCDLEHSECNAVSGECVCQPGYKGAFCNQPCGPGEYGSGCKLSCGHCEGGQSCSVVDGVCTACEPGWNGTHCDRLCPHGYHGNHCQEACPRCRNGEPCDPRTGACSRCDPGWTKPRCDEPCSNSTFGDACRSLCSPCFHGHCDHVTGSCVCGPGFQGRSCNITCPDQLYGFNCSSVCDCGEGTACHPATGACPYSGHRALITGLLVPLLLVLLGLVCCCCCCGGPTDGKDRVAVGDGGTSVRMKHHVYNVLANVSSAVPCISVWSSGLPRVTVSHHDPELTFNHSFIEPPSSGWVTEGSFFDSDEETGEVLYCVPPREDIPAVAGGEFQEFQHEMSSKCNMFPDPSAFSISAEDMSLPFGIPRTSSNAKSKCPSVSFAEGTSPKERRGSAQDLTPGVPRTKHKSPWGVLMLSALQAQGGNASEGEETEVGVDGCGGGTGPLEDPESSGEAGDPDVDRWTATPTRAMSTLQVPGAVVGRTISNAAVPRKGRQTPGSTSDGQQAEMDKVTTVYVTVGKAGVGRPLSKLELPSLEGPVQAMLRRLGSLQRHKDQEVGTKPKGKSPGAEGITKPPRRKLGTRASVWEQGAPPPSGVEGAVGEGVSMRKPSRRKQHAHHSSPAVMGNTDAGTNTQPPPEDTPATVTPTRPLSSILKSVPEVAGSEVRGERSGVRRENGDPGMQTDSGYRTIGPAGFVMDAVSLSEVIANEGVVAGVDDGPNLYENVMIMHS; encoded by the exons ATGGGCCAGTTTCTGACGGGTCTAGGACTACTGCtctgctgttccctctcctcccctcagagACTGGCTCCCTCAGGGAGAAACGTCTGCCAGGACCCCAG GAATCCTTCCACTCTTGTCTGTTGCACTGGatggagacaacagagagaggagtgtACTTTAC CTGTGTGTGATGGTGAACAGGCCTGTCAGCAGGATGAGGTGTGTGTATACCCGGGCATCTGTCGCTGTCGGCCTGGCTACTATGGAGCCCACTGCAAGACAC GCTGCCCTCCAGAGTTCTGGGCACCGGACTGCCGTGAGCTGTGCAAGTGCCACCCTCACGGGCGCTGTGACCCGATCACGGGCAAGTGTACGTGCCTCTCCAACCGCTGGGGGCCACTCTGCCAGAACACCTGCAAATGTGGCCGTCATGGACACTGCCACCCCGTACACGGCAACTGCACCTGCGACGAGGGCTGGTGGACACCCACCTGTACCAAGCAGTGCCAGTGCTACCCAGGCACCTCCACCTGCGACCCACTGACCGGCAG GTTTGTTGGCAGGTGTCAGTGTGCCCCGGGTTACTGGGGTCAGAAGTGCAGTCTTCGATGTAGCTGCTACACATCATCCTGCCAACAGAAGACGGGGGCGTGCGAATGCCAGAACGGGTGGTGGAGTCCGACGTGTGACCGCCGCTGTAACTGTGACCTGGAGCACAGCGAGTGTAATGCCGTCAGCGGGGAGTGTGTATGTCAGCCTGGGTACAAGGGAGCCTTCTGTAACCAACCGTGTGGACCTGGGGAGTATGGCAGTGGCTGTAAACTGAG CTGTGGCCACTGTGAAGGAGGCCAGTCGTGCTCTGTGGTTGATGGTGTCTGTACGGCCTGTGAGCCTGGGTGGAATGGCACACACTGTGACCGTCTGTGCCCGCATGGTTACCATGGAAACCACTGCCAGGAGGCATGCCCACGCTGCAGGAACGGTGAACCATGTGACCCCAGGACGGGGGCGTGTTCACGATGTGACCCAGGATGGACCaaacccag GTGTGACGAGCCGTGCTCTAACAGTACATTCGGGGATGCCTGCCGCTCCCTGTGCAGCCCCTGTTTCCATGGCCACTGTGATCACGTGACAGGAAGTTGTGTCTGTGGGCCTGGGTTCCAGGGACGGAG TTGTAACATCACCTGTCCAGATCAGCTGTATGGctttaactgttcctctgtctgtgaCTGTGGAGAGGGAACTGCCTGTCACCCAGCAACGGGGGCGtgtccataca gtgGTCACAGGGCTCTGATCACTGGTCTCCTGGTCCCTCTGCTCTTGGTGCTGCTGGGTctggtctgctgctgctgctgctgtggagGACCTACTGACGGcaaagacag GGTAGCAGTGGGTGACGGTGGTACCTCTGTCCGTATGAAGCATCATGTGTATAACGTCCTGGCCAAcgtgagctctgctgtaccctgtatctctgtctggtCCTCTGGGCTACCCAGAGTCACAG TGTCACACCACGACCCTGAGCTGACGTTCAACCACAGCTTCATAGAGCCTCCCTCCTCAGGCTGGGTGACGGAGGGATCCTTCTTCGACAGTGATGAGGAGACCGGAGAGGTGCTCTACTGTGTCCCCCCCAGAGAAg ACATCCCTGCAGTGGCGGGCGGTGAGTTCCAGGAGTTCCAGCACGAGATGAGTTCTAAGTGTAACATGTTCCCCGACCCCTCTGCCTTCAGTATTAGTGCAGAAGACATGTCCCTCCCCTTTGGCATCCCCCGCACCTCCAGCAACGCCAAGTCCAAATGCCCCTCCGTCTCCTTCGCCGAAGGCACCAG TCCCAAGGAGCGCCGAGGCTCTGCCCAAGATTTGACACCCGGGGTCCCCCGCACCAAACACAAGTCCCCCTGGGGGGTCCTGATGCTGTCAGCCCTCCAGGCCCAGGGAGGGAATGCCTCAGAGGGGGAAGAGACGGAGGTgggggtggatgggtgtggaggtGGGACTGGACCATTGGAAGACCCAGAATCCAGTGGTGAAGCAGGGGACCCCGATGTGGACAGGTGGACAGCTACCCCGACCCGAGCCATGTCTACCCTGCAGGTGCCTGGAGCAGTGGTAGGACGCACCATATCCAACGCTGCTGTTCCCAGAAAGGGAAGGCAAACACCAGGGTCCACATCCGATGGCCAGCAGGCAGAGATGGACAAAGTGACCACAGTGTATGTGACAGTGGGGAAGGCGGGGGTGGGGAGGCCCCTGTCTAAACTAGAGCTCCCCAGCTTGGAGGGCCCAGTACAGGCCATGCTACGCAGGCTAGGCAGCCTCCAGagacacaaagaccaggaggtggGAACTAAGCCCAAGGGGAAGAGCCCGGGGGCGGAGGGGATCACCAAGCCCCCCAGGAGGAAGCTGGGGACTAGGGCCAGTGTGTGGGAGCAGGGGGCTCCCCCACCCTCGGGGGTGGAGGGTGCTGTAGGGGAAGGCGTATCTATGAGAAAACCCAGTAGGAGGAAACAGCACGCCCACCATAGCTCCCCTGCTGTCATGGGAAACACTGACGCTGGCACTAACACTCAACCCCCACCAGAGGACACCCCTGCCACCGTTACGCCCACGAGGCCCCTGTCCTCCATTTTGAAAAGCGTGCCAGAGGTCgctgggtcagaggttaggggtgAAAGGTCAGGGGTAAGGCGAGAGAACGGCGACCCTGGGATGCAGACTGATAGTGGTTATCGAACAATCGGGCCAGCTGGATTTGTAATGGACGCTGTTAGTCTGAGTGAAGTCATCGCCAATGAAGGAGTGGTGGCTGGTGTGGACGATGGACCTAACCTTTATGAGAACGTGATGATTATGCATTCCTAA